In the genome of Lacerta agilis isolate rLacAgi1 chromosome 2, rLacAgi1.pri, whole genome shotgun sequence, one region contains:
- the LOC117041474 gene encoding melatonin receptor type 1A-like: MEEEGWLPRKNQSARLEREEAGPYPVWVVALLAVVLIVTIAVDILGNLLVILSVYKNKKLRKAGNAFVVSLAFADLLVALYPYPLALIAIFHDEWVMGYLHCQVSGFLMGMSVVGSIFNITGIALNRYCYICHSLKYDKVFSLGNTLGYVGVVWALTLLAIMPNLFVDSLRYDPRVYSCTFAQSVSSLYTIAVVVVHFFLPIAIVSFCYLRIWALVLQVRRRVKPDVRPKMKPHDFRNFLTMFMVFVLFAICWAPLNFIGFVVALKPALEPSIPKWLFTGSYFMAYFNSCLNAVIYGALNHNFRKEYKKIILTLCQLVCRTD; this comes from the exons ATGGAAGAGGAAGGGTGGCTGCCGCGGAAGAATCAGTCTGCCCGGCTGGAAAGGGAAGAGGCGGGTCCCTATCCCGTTTGGGTGGTGGCCCTCCTTGCTGTCGTCCTCATTGTCACCATCGCCGTGGACATTCTGGGCAACCTGCTGGTGATCCTGTCCGTGTACAAGAACAAGAAACTGAGGAAAGCAG GGAATGCCTTTGTGGTCAGCCTGGCTTTTGCAGACTTGCTGGTGGCTCTGTACCCCTACCCGCTGGCCCTGATCGCCATTTTCCATGACGAGTGGGTCATGggctacctccactgtcaggtCAGTGGATTCCTGATGGGGATGAGCGTCGTTGGCTCCATCTTCAACATCACCGGCATCGCCCTGAACCGCTACTGCTACATTTGCCACAGCCTGAAGTACGACAAGGTCTTCTCCCTCGGCAACACACTGGGCTACGTGGGGGTCGTTTGGGCCCTCACCTTGCTGGCCATCATGCCAAACCTCTTTGTGGACTCCCTCAGGTACGACCCGCGGGTGTACTCTTGCACTTTTGCCCAGTCCGTCAGCTCCCTTTACACCATTGCGGTGGTGGTGGTCCATTTCTTCCTGCCCATCGCCATTGTCAGCTTCTGCTACCTGAGGATCTGGGCCTTGGTGCTCCAGGTGCGGCGGCGAGTCAAGCCCGACGTCCGGCCCAAAATGAAGCCGCACGACTTCCGGAACTTCCTCACCATGTTTATGGTCTTTGTGCTTTTTGCCATCTGTTGGGCACCGCTGAACTTCATTGGTTTTGTCGTGGCTCTGAAGCCAGCTCTGGAACCTTCCATCCCTAAATGGCTCTTCACGGGCAGCTACTTCATGGCATACTTTAACAGCt gcttaaacgCCGTGATTTATGGAGCTCTGAATCACAATTTCCGAAAGGAGTACAAGAAAATCATACTAACCCTTTGCCAGCTGGTTTGCAGAACTGACTGA